A single region of the Corallococcus silvisoli genome encodes:
- a CDS encoding endonuclease/exonuclease/phosphatase family protein, which produces MEPSALRIVTYNVRYFGHMLRGLASTVGPKRRVAAALATLDPLPDVVCLQEVETSSLRSNIVHRPTRPGETQLEAFMTRVEETFALQGRELPYEAFYFPAHHYKVGELSLYTTGLAMLINTRTLQVDRHNVGSPEHITHHHVQGLKERKQSRICAHMRVFRRADQRAFHIFNTHLSLPTPFAREFWATRDKMGCGVNQLHEARKLADFIGLHARGEPFVVCGDFNSPPSSPVYRYLTGDAHLTCAQVAVGQINPSLSRAFPTAGFMRLRMHLDHLFSGGGVSWLDADETRPFGDLTSRFHGLSDHVPLIARFRLEAPPLVLAT; this is translated from the coding sequence ATGGAGCCGTCAGCGCTGCGCATCGTCACATACAACGTCCGCTACTTCGGACACATGCTGAGGGGGCTCGCGAGCACCGTGGGCCCCAAGCGCCGGGTGGCGGCCGCCCTGGCCACCCTGGACCCGCTGCCGGATGTCGTGTGCCTCCAGGAGGTGGAGACCTCGTCGCTGCGCAGCAACATCGTCCACCGGCCGACACGCCCTGGCGAGACGCAGCTCGAGGCCTTCATGACCCGCGTGGAGGAGACGTTCGCCCTCCAGGGGAGAGAGCTGCCCTACGAGGCATTCTATTTTCCCGCGCACCACTACAAGGTGGGCGAGCTGTCGCTCTACACCACCGGGCTCGCGATGCTCATCAACACGCGCACGCTCCAGGTGGACCGGCACAACGTGGGGTCGCCCGAGCACATCACGCACCACCACGTGCAAGGCCTCAAGGAGCGCAAGCAGAGCCGCATCTGCGCGCACATGCGCGTCTTCCGCCGCGCCGACCAGCGCGCCTTCCACATCTTCAACACGCACCTGAGCCTGCCCACGCCGTTCGCCCGCGAGTTCTGGGCCACGCGCGACAAGATGGGCTGCGGCGTCAACCAGCTCCACGAGGCGCGCAAGCTCGCGGACTTCATCGGCCTGCACGCCCGGGGGGAGCCGTTCGTGGTGTGCGGGGACTTCAACTCGCCGCCGTCGTCGCCGGTGTACCGCTACCTCACGGGGGACGCGCACCTGACGTGCGCGCAAGTGGCCGTGGGGCAGATCAATCCGAGCCTGTCCCGCGCGTTCCCTACCGCGGGCTTCATGCGCCTGCGCATGCACCTGGACCACCTGTTCTCCGGCGGCGGCGTGAGCTGGCTGGACGCGGACGAGACCCGGCCCTTCGGCGACCTCACCAGCCGCTTCCACGGCCTGTCCGACCACGTGCCCCTCATCGCGCGCTTCCGCCTGGAGGCCCCGCCGCTGGTGCTCGCGACCTGA
- a CDS encoding DUF3037 domain-containing protein: MPTPSSFDYAIIRLVPRVEREEFINVGVVLFCVQHRFLGARVDLDVARLKALSPDADVELLSGHLESFRRVCVGGKDAGPIGRLPQKERWHWLVAPRSTMLQTGPVHAGLCDDPDRALEHLLDTMVRVKPATGPGLDAPPP, encoded by the coding sequence GTGCCCACGCCCAGCTCGTTTGACTACGCCATCATCCGGCTGGTGCCTCGCGTGGAGCGCGAGGAGTTCATCAACGTGGGCGTCGTGCTCTTCTGCGTGCAGCACCGCTTCCTGGGTGCGCGCGTGGACCTGGACGTGGCGCGGCTCAAGGCGCTGTCGCCGGACGCGGACGTGGAGCTGCTGAGCGGCCACCTGGAGAGCTTCCGCCGCGTGTGCGTGGGGGGGAAGGACGCGGGGCCCATCGGGCGGCTGCCGCAGAAGGAGCGCTGGCACTGGCTGGTGGCGCCCCGGAGCACCATGCTCCAGACGGGCCCCGTGCACGCGGGCCTCTGCGACGACCCGGACCGCGCGCTGGAGCACCTGCTGGACACGATGGTGCGGGTGAAGCCCGCGACGGGACCGGGCCTGGACGCACCTCCTCCGTGA
- a CDS encoding HipA family kinase — translation MLRTVTATRYVTPLREGGSLPAIVEANDAGLYVVKFRGAGQGAKALIAELLAGELARVLGLRVPELVFVELDTSLGRNEPDSEIRELLKSSAGLNLALDYLPRSVTFDPLAVPVPEAQVASAIVAFDAYVTNVDRTPKNPNLLVWHRNLWLIDHGAALYFHHSWDGWEERSQGRFAPIKDHVLLPWANALAEAGELLRRKVTPEVVERIVGAIPEAWLGQEPAFASASEHRAAYVTWLLRRLEAAPAFIEEATRAHAQLV, via the coding sequence ATGCTGAGGACGGTCACCGCCACGCGCTACGTGACGCCCTTGCGCGAGGGGGGCTCGCTGCCCGCCATCGTGGAGGCGAACGACGCGGGGCTCTATGTCGTGAAGTTCCGTGGAGCGGGCCAGGGGGCCAAGGCGCTCATCGCCGAGCTGCTGGCGGGCGAGCTGGCGCGCGTGCTGGGCCTGCGGGTGCCGGAGCTGGTGTTCGTGGAGCTGGACACGTCGCTGGGGCGCAACGAGCCGGACAGCGAGATCCGGGAGCTGCTCAAGTCGAGCGCGGGGTTGAACCTGGCGCTGGACTACCTGCCGCGCTCGGTGACGTTCGACCCGCTGGCGGTGCCAGTGCCGGAGGCGCAGGTGGCCTCCGCCATCGTGGCGTTCGACGCGTACGTGACGAACGTGGACCGCACGCCGAAGAACCCCAACCTCCTGGTGTGGCACCGCAACCTCTGGCTCATCGACCATGGGGCGGCGCTGTACTTCCACCACTCGTGGGACGGGTGGGAGGAGCGCAGCCAGGGGCGGTTCGCGCCCATCAAGGACCACGTGTTGCTGCCGTGGGCGAACGCGCTCGCGGAGGCCGGGGAGCTGCTGCGGCGCAAGGTGACGCCGGAGGTGGTGGAGCGCATCGTGGGGGCGATTCCGGAGGCGTGGCTGGGCCAGGAGCCCGCGTTCGCGTCCGCGTCGGAGCACCGCGCGGCGTACGTGACGTGGCTGCTGCGCAGGCTGGAAGCGGCGCCGGCGTTCATCGAGGAGGCGACGCGTGCCCACGCCCAGCTCGTTTGA
- a CDS encoding MarR family winged helix-turn-helix transcriptional regulator, whose amino-acid sequence MSSEDLLRLDLQLCFPLYAASRAMVQTYTPLLAKLGLTYPQYLVMLVLWETDGVSVKELGEKLYLDSGTLTPLLKRLETLALVRRERSTEDARSVRVSLTSQGRTLRRKAAAIPEAIACRTGLSLEEMTRLRRDIQRLFEKISR is encoded by the coding sequence ATGTCGTCGGAAGACCTCCTCCGCCTGGACCTGCAGCTGTGCTTCCCGCTCTACGCCGCGTCGCGGGCGATGGTGCAGACCTACACGCCGCTGCTGGCGAAGCTGGGGCTGACGTACCCGCAGTACCTGGTGATGCTGGTGCTGTGGGAGACGGACGGGGTGTCGGTGAAGGAGCTGGGGGAGAAGCTGTACCTGGATTCAGGGACGCTCACGCCGCTGCTCAAGCGGCTGGAGACGCTGGCGCTGGTGCGCCGCGAGCGGTCCACGGAGGACGCGCGGTCGGTGCGCGTGTCGCTCACGTCGCAGGGCCGGACGCTGCGCCGCAAGGCCGCGGCCATCCCGGAGGCCATCGCCTGCCGCACCGGCCTCTCGCTGGAGGAGATGACCCGGCTGCGCCGGGACATCCAGCGGCTGTTCGAAAAGATTTCAAGGTAG
- a CDS encoding organic hydroperoxide resistance protein, whose protein sequence is MAQVTIAQKLYSTTAVTHGGRNGRLLLTDSPLDGLELAMPKELGGSGKTTATNPEQLFAAGFSSCFESALRLVAGKAGKKLDEKAGVKATVTIGKTPEGGFGLAVELQGILPGIPHEEAQQLMEAAHQVCPYSNATRGNIEVKVSVAQ, encoded by the coding sequence ATGGCCCAGGTCACGATCGCGCAGAAGCTCTACTCCACCACCGCCGTCACGCACGGCGGCCGCAACGGCCGGCTGCTGCTCACGGACAGCCCGCTGGACGGCCTGGAGCTGGCCATGCCCAAGGAGCTGGGCGGCTCCGGCAAGACGACGGCCACCAACCCCGAGCAGCTCTTCGCCGCGGGCTTCTCCTCCTGCTTCGAGAGCGCGCTGCGCCTGGTGGCGGGCAAGGCCGGCAAGAAGCTGGATGAGAAGGCCGGCGTGAAGGCGACCGTCACCATCGGCAAGACGCCCGAGGGTGGCTTCGGCCTCGCGGTGGAGCTCCAGGGCATCCTCCCGGGCATCCCCCACGAGGAGGCGCAGCAGCTGATGGAGGCGGCCCACCAGGTGTGCCCGTACTCCAACGCCACGCGCGGCAACATCGAAGTGAAGGTCTCCGTCGCGCAGTAG